From the Roseateles sp. XES5 genome, one window contains:
- a CDS encoding ABC transporter permease translates to MTLSILISAVVFWLAAWAFNEWLVRRKFANPAADRAARLAVPLLFGVTILVLWEGIVRGFAIPSVLLPPPSMIWARLINSIPTLWADFRQTFLKSVLTGYALGCGLGFVVAVLIDRSPFLQKGLLPLGNFVSALPVIGIAPIMVMWFGFDWQSKVAVVVIMTFFPMLVNTVSGLAATSHVERDLMRTYAADWFQTLVKLRLPAAWPFIFNALKINSTLALIGAIVAEFFGTPIVGMGFRISTEVGRMNVDMVWAEIAVAAVAGSAFYGIVALIERVVTFWHPSVRGGQA, encoded by the coding sequence ATGACCCTCTCGATCCTGATCTCGGCCGTCGTCTTCTGGCTTGCCGCCTGGGCCTTCAACGAGTGGCTGGTGCGCCGGAAATTCGCAAACCCCGCCGCCGACCGCGCCGCACGCCTTGCCGTGCCGCTCCTCTTCGGCGTCACCATCCTCGTGCTGTGGGAAGGCATCGTGCGGGGTTTTGCCATCCCCTCCGTGCTGCTGCCGCCGCCGAGCATGATCTGGGCGCGGCTCATCAATTCCATCCCGACGCTCTGGGCGGACTTCCGTCAGACCTTCCTGAAATCCGTGCTGACGGGCTATGCGCTCGGCTGCGGCCTCGGCTTCGTCGTCGCCGTTCTCATCGACCGCTCGCCCTTCCTGCAGAAGGGGCTGCTGCCGCTCGGCAATTTCGTCTCGGCCCTGCCGGTCATCGGCATCGCGCCCATCATGGTCATGTGGTTCGGTTTCGACTGGCAGTCCAAGGTCGCCGTCGTCGTCATCATGACCTTCTTCCCCATGCTGGTGAACACCGTTTCCGGCCTTGCCGCGACGAGCCACGTGGAGCGCGACCTGATGCGCACCTATGCCGCCGACTGGTTCCAGACGCTGGTCAAGCTGCGTCTGCCGGCCGCCTGGCCGTTCATCTTCAACGCCCTCAAGATCAATTCCACGCTGGCGCTGATCGGCGCCATCGTCGCCGAGTTCTTCGGAACCCCCATCGTCGGCATGGGCTTCCGGATTTCCACGGAAGTGGGTCGCATGAATGTCGACATGGTCTGGGCCGAAATCGCGGTCGCCGCGGTGGCTGGCTCCGCCTTCTACGGGATCGTCGCGCTCATCGAGCGGGTCGTCACGTTCTGGCATCCGTCTGTCCGCGGTGGACAGGCGTAA
- a CDS encoding ABC transporter substrate-binding protein produces the protein MKAKIASLLLASAFSLAAFEAGAADKVTLQLKWVTQAQFGGYYVAKDKGFYEEEGLDVEIKPGGPDIAPAQVIAGGGADVIVDWMPSALATREKGVPLVNIAQPFKSSGMMLTCLKESGVKGPEDFKGKTLGVWFFGNEYPFLSWMSHLKIPTEGGPDGVTVLKQGFNVDPLIQKQAACISTMTYNEYGQVLDAGIKPEDLVTFKYEDQGVATLEDGLYVLEDKLKDPAFKEKMVKFVRASMKGWKYAEEHPDEAAEIVLENDSTGAQTEAHQKRMMGEVAKLTAGSNGALDEADYKRTVASLLAGGSDPVISKEPEGAWTHEVTDEALK, from the coding sequence ATGAAAGCCAAGATTGCATCGCTGCTGCTGGCAAGCGCCTTTTCGCTCGCCGCATTCGAGGCCGGCGCCGCCGACAAGGTGACGCTCCAGCTCAAATGGGTCACCCAGGCGCAGTTCGGCGGTTACTACGTCGCGAAGGACAAGGGCTTCTACGAAGAGGAAGGGCTCGACGTCGAGATCAAGCCGGGCGGCCCGGACATCGCGCCCGCCCAGGTGATCGCCGGCGGCGGCGCCGACGTCATCGTCGACTGGATGCCCTCCGCCCTTGCCACGCGCGAAAAGGGCGTGCCGCTCGTCAACATCGCCCAGCCCTTCAAGTCGTCGGGCATGATGCTGACCTGTCTCAAGGAATCCGGCGTCAAGGGGCCGGAAGACTTCAAGGGCAAGACGCTTGGCGTCTGGTTCTTCGGCAACGAATATCCGTTCCTCTCCTGGATGAGCCACCTGAAGATCCCGACCGAGGGCGGGCCGGATGGCGTGACGGTGCTGAAGCAGGGCTTCAACGTCGACCCGCTGATCCAGAAGCAGGCCGCCTGCATCTCCACCATGACCTACAACGAATACGGTCAGGTGCTCGACGCAGGTATCAAGCCGGAAGACCTCGTCACCTTCAAATACGAGGACCAGGGCGTGGCGACGCTGGAAGACGGCCTCTACGTGCTGGAGGACAAGCTGAAAGACCCCGCCTTCAAGGAGAAGATGGTCAAGTTCGTCCGCGCCTCCATGAAGGGCTGGAAATATGCCGAGGAGCATCCGGACGAAGCCGCCGAGATCGTTCTGGAGAACGACAGCACCGGCGCGCAGACCGAAGCGCACCAGAAGCGCATGATGGGCGAGGTCGCCAAGCTGACGGCCGGTTCCAACGGCGCGCTCGACGAGGCGGACTACAAGCGCACCGTCGCCTCGCTGCTCGCCGGCGGTTCGGATCCGGTCATCTCCAAGGAGCCGGAAGGCGCCTGGACGCACGAGGTCACGGACGAAGCCCTCAAGTAA
- a CDS encoding cupin domain-containing protein produces MAVETKAECRVVRPGGTYDGKQGFSYFEGIARETVGASGICMHLLTIPPGGRAKAHMHERHETAIYMLSGEAHTWYGERLENHVIVKAGEMFYIPAGVPHLPANLSSEPASAVIARTDPHEQESVVLLPHLEALVAV; encoded by the coding sequence ATGGCGGTGGAGACGAAGGCCGAATGCCGGGTGGTGCGTCCCGGCGGCACCTACGATGGAAAGCAGGGCTTCAGCTATTTCGAGGGTATCGCCCGCGAGACGGTGGGGGCGTCGGGCATCTGCATGCATCTGCTGACGATCCCGCCGGGCGGCCGGGCCAAGGCGCATATGCACGAACGGCACGAGACGGCGATCTACATGCTCTCCGGCGAAGCGCATACCTGGTACGGCGAGCGGCTGGAGAACCATGTGATCGTCAAGGCGGGAGAGATGTTCTACATCCCCGCCGGCGTGCCGCATCTGCCCGCCAATCTCTCCAGCGAGCCGGCCTCGGCCGTCATCGCCCGGACAGATCCCCACGAGCAGGAGAGCGTGGTGCTTCTGCCGCATCTCGAGGCGCTGGTTGCGGTTTAG
- the hydA gene encoding dihydropyrimidinase, translated as MSTVIKGGTIVTADLTYKADVKIDGGRIVEIGPNLSGDEVLDAAGCYVMPGGIDPHVHLEMPFMGTYSADDFESGTRAGLAGGTTMVVDFCLPDPGQSLLDALKRWDNKSTRANCDYSFHMSVTWWGEQVFDEMKTVVQEEGINSFKHFMAYKGALMVNDDEMFASFQRCAALGALPLVHAENGDVVAAMQQKLMDEGNNGPEGHAYSRPPSVEGEATNRAIIIADMAGAPLYVVHTSCEQAHEAIRRARQNGMRVYGEPLIQHLTLDESEYFNKDWDHAARRVMSPPFRNKQHQDSLWAGLAAGSLQVVATDHCAFTGEQKRFGVGDFRKIPNGTGGLEDRMPMLWTYGVNTGRLTMNEFVAVTSTNIAKILNVYPRKGAILVGADADIVVWDPKRSKTISAKSQQSSIEYNVFEGKQVTGLPRFTLTRGVVAIEESTVKTREGHGQFVKREPFAAVNKALSTWKEITAPRKVERTGIPASGV; from the coding sequence ATGAGCACTGTCATCAAGGGCGGAACCATTGTCACCGCGGACCTCACCTACAAGGCGGACGTCAAGATCGACGGCGGCAGGATCGTCGAGATCGGCCCCAATCTCTCCGGCGACGAAGTGCTGGATGCCGCGGGCTGTTATGTCATGCCCGGCGGCATCGATCCGCATGTCCACCTCGAAATGCCCTTCATGGGCACCTATTCGGCCGACGACTTCGAAAGCGGCACGCGCGCCGGCCTTGCCGGGGGCACCACCATGGTGGTCGATTTCTGCCTGCCCGACCCCGGCCAGTCGCTGCTCGACGCGCTGAAGCGCTGGGACAACAAGTCGACCCGCGCCAATTGCGACTATTCCTTCCACATGTCCGTGACCTGGTGGGGCGAGCAGGTCTTCGACGAGATGAAGACCGTGGTGCAGGAGGAAGGCATCAACAGCTTCAAGCACTTCATGGCCTACAAGGGCGCGCTGATGGTGAACGACGACGAGATGTTCGCCTCCTTCCAGCGCTGCGCCGCGCTTGGCGCGCTGCCGCTCGTCCATGCCGAAAACGGCGACGTGGTCGCCGCCATGCAGCAGAAGCTGATGGACGAGGGCAACAACGGGCCGGAAGGCCACGCCTATTCCCGCCCGCCATCCGTGGAAGGCGAGGCGACGAACCGCGCCATCATCATCGCCGACATGGCCGGTGCGCCGCTCTATGTGGTGCATACGTCCTGCGAACAGGCGCACGAAGCCATCCGCCGCGCCCGCCAGAACGGCATGCGCGTCTATGGCGAGCCGCTGATCCAGCACCTGACGCTGGACGAAAGCGAATATTTCAACAAGGACTGGGACCATGCCGCCCGCCGCGTCATGAGCCCGCCCTTCCGTAACAAGCAGCACCAGGATTCGCTCTGGGCAGGCCTTGCCGCGGGCTCGCTGCAGGTGGTGGCGACCGACCATTGCGCCTTTACCGGCGAACAGAAGCGCTTCGGCGTCGGCGATTTCCGCAAGATCCCCAACGGCACCGGGGGCCTAGAAGACCGCATGCCGATGCTCTGGACCTACGGCGTCAACACCGGCCGCCTGACCATGAACGAGTTCGTGGCCGTCACCTCCACCAACATCGCGAAAATCCTCAACGTCTATCCGAGGAAGGGCGCGATCCTCGTCGGCGCAGACGCCGATATCGTCGTGTGGGATCCGAAGCGCTCCAAGACGATCTCCGCGAAGAGCCAGCAATCCTCCATCGAATACAACGTGTTCGAGGGCAAACAGGTGACAGGCCTGCCGCGCTTCACGCTGACACGCGGCGTCGTCGCCATCGAGGAGAGCACCGTCAAGACCCGCGAGGGTCACGGCCAGTTCGTCAAGCGCGAGCCTTTCGCCGCCGTCAACAAGGCGCTGTCGACCTGGAAGGAAATCACCGCGCCGCGCAAGGTGGAACGCACCGGCATTCCGGCGAGCGGCGTCTGA
- a CDS encoding efflux RND transporter periplasmic adaptor subunit yields the protein MTVVPFSALAADAATGDTAGQQQTQNLPAIVVTPAESRAIVDRVIATGTVQAVDEVYVTPLVEGLSIRSLAADVGDKVEANGTLATLNDDALLLQKSQSEASLAKAEAALAQIKAQLVEAKANADEAVRTRDRAQKLVKSGSQSQAAADQAIAAADAALARVNSAEQAIAVSEADIKVAQSQIDDVDLKLARTEVKSPVAGIVSARTAKIGAIASGASTPLFTVIRDGEIELKADVAEDAVLKLVPEQKVSVTLAGGAATLTGTVRLVEPTLDPQSRLGRVYIRFDEPGKARAGMFASAEIVVAEREGIVLPLSAITTAEGKTVARKVENGIVKLVPVETGIQDGQVIEIVSGLAAGDEVVAKAGAYVRDGDRVNPVHAEQASAVK from the coding sequence ATGACGGTCGTCCCGTTTTCCGCTCTCGCCGCCGATGCGGCCACGGGCGATACGGCTGGCCAGCAACAGACGCAAAACCTTCCGGCCATCGTCGTCACACCCGCTGAATCCCGCGCCATCGTGGACCGGGTGATCGCGACCGGCACCGTACAGGCCGTCGACGAGGTCTATGTCACGCCGCTCGTCGAAGGCCTCTCCATCCGCTCGCTCGCCGCCGATGTCGGCGACAAGGTCGAAGCGAACGGCACGCTCGCCACGCTGAACGACGATGCCCTGCTGTTGCAGAAGAGCCAGAGCGAAGCCTCGCTCGCCAAGGCCGAGGCTGCGCTGGCGCAGATCAAGGCGCAGCTTGTCGAAGCCAAGGCCAATGCCGACGAGGCCGTGCGCACGCGCGATCGCGCGCAGAAGCTGGTCAAGTCGGGTTCGCAGTCGCAGGCCGCCGCCGACCAGGCCATTGCCGCCGCCGATGCGGCGCTCGCCCGCGTCAACTCCGCCGAACAGGCGATTGCCGTGTCCGAAGCCGATATCAAGGTGGCTCAGTCGCAGATCGACGATGTCGACCTGAAGCTTGCCCGCACCGAAGTGAAATCGCCGGTCGCCGGCATCGTCTCCGCCCGCACCGCGAAGATCGGCGCCATCGCCAGCGGCGCCAGCACGCCGCTCTTCACCGTCATCCGCGACGGCGAAATCGAATTGAAGGCCGACGTTGCCGAGGATGCGGTGCTCAAGCTTGTGCCGGAACAGAAGGTGAGCGTCACCCTTGCCGGCGGCGCGGCCACGCTGACGGGCACGGTTCGCCTCGTCGAGCCGACCCTCGATCCGCAAAGCCGCCTCGGCCGCGTCTACATCCGCTTCGACGAACCGGGCAAGGCCCGCGCCGGCATGTTCGCCAGCGCCGAGATCGTCGTTGCGGAGCGCGAGGGCATCGTCCTGCCGCTGTCCGCCATCACGACCGCGGAGGGCAAGACGGTGGCCCGCAAGGTGGAAAACGGCATCGTCAAGCTGGTGCCGGTCGAGACCGGCATTCAGGACGGCCAGGTGATCGAGATCGTCAGCGGCCTTGCGGCCGGCGACGAGGTGGTCGCCAAGGCCGGCGCCTATGTCCGCGACGGCGACCGGGTGAACCCGGTCCATGCCGAGCAGGCTTCGGCCGTGAAATGA
- a CDS encoding Crp/Fnr family transcriptional regulator, with amino-acid sequence MNRLMKPGARERETLLNSGLLSVLGVESVAAMMEVAVIGNLPARQMLFREGEPADVLHCVLSGYIRAYKLDPDGREADVELYGPGDLVGASVVLDGGRYSATAQAAEPALIARFDLKRVRDIANRRADLAVALATALSTQLGKAFASLADDRLHTAPQRVARYLLGHCAVDGKAVSFRLPYQKSLLAGKLGLAPEALSRAFSLLRGHGVSVRGRLVHISDPEALRRI; translated from the coding sequence ATGAACAGGCTGATGAAACCCGGTGCCCGGGAACGCGAGACCCTGCTGAATTCCGGCCTATTGTCCGTCCTTGGCGTGGAAAGCGTCGCGGCGATGATGGAAGTCGCCGTCATCGGCAACCTGCCGGCGCGCCAGATGCTGTTCCGCGAAGGCGAACCCGCCGACGTGCTGCACTGCGTCCTGTCCGGTTACATCCGTGCCTACAAGCTCGATCCCGATGGCCGGGAGGCCGACGTGGAACTCTACGGCCCCGGCGACCTCGTCGGTGCGAGCGTGGTGCTGGATGGCGGCCGGTACAGTGCGACGGCCCAGGCCGCCGAACCGGCCCTGATCGCCCGTTTCGACCTGAAGCGCGTGCGCGATATCGCCAACCGCCGGGCGGATCTCGCGGTGGCGCTCGCCACCGCCCTTTCCACCCAGCTGGGCAAAGCCTTTGCAAGCCTCGCCGACGACCGCCTGCACACTGCGCCGCAGCGCGTGGCGCGCTACCTGCTCGGCCATTGCGCGGTGGATGGCAAGGCGGTGAGCTTCCGCCTGCCCTATCAGAAGAGCCTTCTGGCCGGAAAACTCGGCCTTGCGCCGGAAGCCCTCTCCCGCGCCTTCTCGCTGCTGCGCGGCCACGGCGTCAGCGTGCGCGGCCGCCTCGTCCATATAAGCGATCCCGAAGCCCTGCGCCGGATCTGA
- a CDS encoding ABC transporter permease, with product MGETSFLKDRLLPIGTVVLALLALWYVFVVVLNAPFERDTAARAGTTIGFMELLPKTMAQERPVLPAPHQVFAELWDTTVNKAITSKRSLVYHAWITLSATLLGFAMGAVLGILLAIAIVHNRAMDRSLMPWVIASQTIPILAIAPMIIVVLNAVGVSGLMPKALISTYLSFFPIVVGMVKGLRSPEQIQLDLMHTYHASAAQTFWKLRWPASMPYLFTSLKVAIAISLVGAIVGELPTGAVAGLGARLLAGSYYGQTVQIWAALFMAAAVAALLVIIVGFAHSLVLKRMGARA from the coding sequence ATGGGCGAGACAAGCTTCCTCAAGGACCGCCTGTTGCCGATCGGCACCGTCGTCCTCGCCCTCCTCGCCCTCTGGTATGTCTTCGTCGTCGTGCTGAACGCGCCCTTCGAGCGCGACACGGCCGCGCGCGCCGGCACGACCATCGGCTTCATGGAACTGCTTCCGAAAACCATGGCGCAGGAGCGGCCGGTCCTGCCCGCCCCGCACCAGGTCTTCGCGGAACTTTGGGACACCACCGTCAACAAGGCGATCACCTCCAAGCGCTCCCTCGTCTACCACGCCTGGATCACGCTATCGGCGACGCTGCTCGGCTTCGCCATGGGCGCCGTGCTCGGCATCCTGCTCGCCATCGCTATCGTGCACAACCGCGCCATGGACCGCTCGCTGATGCCCTGGGTCATCGCCAGCCAGACAATCCCCATCCTCGCCATCGCGCCGATGATCATCGTGGTGCTGAATGCCGTGGGCGTTTCCGGACTCATGCCGAAGGCGCTGATCTCGACCTATCTGTCGTTCTTCCCCATCGTCGTCGGCATGGTGAAGGGCCTGCGCAGCCCCGAGCAGATCCAGCTCGACCTGATGCACACCTATCACGCCTCGGCCGCGCAGACTTTCTGGAAGCTGCGCTGGCCCGCCTCCATGCCCTATCTCTTCACCTCGCTGAAGGTGGCGATCGCCATTTCGCTGGTCGGCGCCATCGTCGGCGAACTGCCGACCGGCGCGGTCGCCGGCCTCGGCGCGCGTCTGCTTGCCGGCTCCTATTACGGCCAGACGGTGCAGATCTGGGCAGCGCTCTTCATGGCGGCGGCGGTGGCGGCATTGCTGGTCATCATCGTCGGCTTCGCCCATAGCCTCGTCCTCAAGCGCATGGGGGCACGGGCATGA
- a CDS encoding efflux RND transporter permease subunit translates to MNFSAWSIRNPIAPLLAFFLLMYVGIQSFFALPITRFPNIDVPIIAVSVTQSGAAPAELEVQVTKEIEDAVAGIEGVDDIMSTVTDGSSLTSVLFEIEKPTNQALQDVKDAIDRIRSDLPASVEEPVVTKIDVEGQAIQTFAVSSPNMTLEELSWFVDDKVKRSLQGRPGIGKIDRFGGADREVRIDLNPDKLESFGISAADVNRQIRSMNADVGSGRGQIAGAEQAIRTLGDARSVEKLTNTMIALPNGRFVRLSELGKISDTYEEPRSFSRFNGNPVVTFAVFRSKGASEVTVAESVAKSLDQVRTQYPDVSIQLVDDAVYFTYGNYEAALHTLMEGALLAVIVVLLFLRNWRATLISAVALPLSAIPTFFIMDLMGFSLNLVSFLALTLATGILVDDAIVEIENIARHIRMGKTPYRAAIEAADEIGLAVIATTFTIIAVFVPVSFMPGIPGQYFIQFGLTVAVAVFFSLVVARLVTPVMAAYLMRSGDADGHGEEKEGAFMRGYTWLVSKTTGKWYARYATLLGAFAFLIASVMLLFTVPGSFLPPEDASRVVLSVELPPDAMLADTDRTTTQIFERVKDIDGVESVFVLGGSSPKGDLELRRASVTVILDKLEHSLAHKLVNDVLGRIPVIGQYLPKMEAKGRLRPQWDIEKEIFATLHKIPDVRIIKLNDRGERDLAFNLLSNNEADLNNTVAVLEAKLRADPLLANVSSEGSLPRPELQIRPRDDQMARLGITTAQISEVVRVATIGDIDSQLSKVSLDDRLIPIRVQVDRGFRADLAAIRNLKIQTAGGQFVPLSSVADIDYSEGPSSVKRHNRNRVVSIGSDLQQGVALDTATARFKEIAASIDMPPTVQFAESGDAEIQGEMQQSFGNAMLLGLLLVLMVLILLFKDVIQPFTILLSLPLAIGGVAAGLILTQNALSMPVLIGILMLMGIVTKNAILLVDFAIEMMHHGMNRVEAMIEAGRKRARPIVMTSIAMSAGMLPSALGVGEGGSFRSPMAIAVIGGIIVSTVLSLVVVPSFFLIMDDLSRLLAWIFGRFVGKKDDELLAMEPEALTRLASDTARDVGDLEKRIETLERKNGERKPFSVVHHSPLAAE, encoded by the coding sequence ATGAACTTTTCAGCTTGGTCCATTCGCAATCCGATTGCGCCGCTGCTCGCGTTTTTCCTGCTGATGTATGTCGGCATCCAATCCTTTTTTGCACTGCCCATCACGCGGTTCCCCAATATCGACGTGCCGATCATCGCGGTCTCCGTGACCCAGAGCGGGGCCGCGCCGGCCGAGCTCGAAGTGCAGGTCACCAAGGAGATCGAGGACGCGGTCGCCGGCATCGAAGGCGTCGACGACATCATGTCGACCGTCACCGACGGCAGCTCGCTCACATCCGTGCTCTTCGAGATCGAAAAGCCGACGAACCAGGCGCTGCAGGACGTCAAGGACGCCATCGACCGCATCCGCAGCGACCTACCCGCCTCCGTCGAGGAGCCGGTCGTCACGAAGATCGACGTCGAGGGACAGGCGATCCAGACCTTCGCGGTCTCCTCGCCCAACATGACGCTGGAAGAGCTGTCGTGGTTCGTCGACGACAAGGTCAAGCGCTCGCTGCAGGGCCGTCCCGGCATCGGCAAGATCGACCGCTTCGGCGGCGCCGACCGCGAGGTGCGCATCGACCTCAACCCGGACAAGCTGGAATCCTTCGGCATTTCCGCGGCTGACGTGAACCGCCAGATCCGCAGCATGAACGCCGATGTCGGCTCGGGCCGCGGCCAGATCGCCGGCGCCGAGCAGGCGATCCGCACGCTGGGCGACGCCCGCTCCGTCGAAAAGCTCACCAACACGATGATCGCCCTGCCGAACGGCCGCTTCGTGCGGCTTTCCGAGCTCGGCAAGATCAGCGACACCTATGAGGAGCCGCGCTCCTTCTCGCGCTTCAACGGCAACCCTGTCGTGACCTTCGCGGTCTTCCGCTCCAAGGGCGCCAGCGAAGTGACGGTCGCCGAATCCGTCGCCAAATCGCTCGACCAAGTGCGCACGCAATATCCCGACGTCTCGATCCAGCTCGTCGACGACGCCGTCTACTTCACCTACGGCAACTACGAAGCCGCGCTGCACACGCTGATGGAGGGCGCGCTGCTCGCCGTCATCGTCGTTCTGCTCTTCCTGCGCAACTGGCGGGCGACGCTGATCTCCGCCGTGGCGCTGCCGCTATCGGCGATCCCCACCTTCTTCATCATGGACCTGATGGGCTTCTCGCTGAACCTCGTCTCCTTCCTGGCGCTGACGCTCGCGACGGGCATCCTCGTCGACGACGCCATCGTGGAGATCGAGAACATCGCGCGGCACATCCGCATGGGCAAGACGCCCTATCGCGCCGCCATCGAGGCCGCAGACGAAATCGGCCTCGCCGTCATCGCAACGACCTTCACCATCATCGCGGTCTTCGTACCGGTCTCCTTCATGCCGGGCATTCCAGGCCAGTACTTCATCCAGTTCGGCCTGACCGTCGCCGTCGCGGTGTTCTTCTCGCTCGTGGTGGCGCGCCTCGTCACCCCCGTCATGGCGGCCTATCTCATGCGCTCGGGCGATGCGGACGGCCATGGCGAGGAGAAGGAAGGCGCCTTCATGCGCGGCTACACCTGGCTCGTCAGCAAGACGACGGGCAAGTGGTACGCCCGCTATGCGACGCTGCTTGGCGCCTTCGCCTTCCTCATCGCCTCCGTCATGCTGCTCTTCACGGTGCCGGGCAGCTTCCTGCCGCCGGAAGACGCCTCGCGCGTCGTGCTCTCGGTCGAGCTGCCGCCGGACGCCATGCTCGCCGATACCGACCGCACGACCACGCAGATCTTCGAGCGCGTCAAGGACATCGACGGCGTGGAAAGCGTCTTCGTGCTTGGCGGCTCCTCGCCGAAGGGCGACCTGGAACTGCGCCGCGCCTCCGTGACCGTCATCCTCGACAAGCTCGAACACTCGCTCGCCCACAAGCTGGTGAACGACGTGCTCGGCCGCATCCCCGTCATCGGCCAGTATCTGCCGAAGATGGAGGCGAAGGGCCGCCTGCGCCCGCAGTGGGACATCGAGAAGGAAATCTTCGCGACGCTGCACAAGATCCCGGACGTGCGCATCATCAAGCTCAACGACCGCGGCGAACGCGACCTCGCCTTCAACCTGCTTTCCAACAACGAGGCGGACCTCAACAACACCGTCGCCGTGCTGGAAGCAAAACTGCGCGCCGATCCGCTGCTCGCCAATGTCAGCTCGGAAGGCTCACTGCCGCGGCCGGAACTGCAGATCCGCCCGCGCGACGATCAGATGGCCCGCCTCGGCATCACCACGGCGCAGATCTCGGAAGTCGTGCGCGTCGCCACCATCGGCGACATCGACTCGCAGCTCAGCAAGGTCTCGCTCGACGACCGGCTGATCCCGATCCGCGTGCAGGTCGACCGCGGCTTCCGCGCCGATCTCGCCGCGATCCGCAACCTGAAGATCCAGACGGCCGGCGGCCAGTTCGTGCCGCTCTCCTCCGTCGCCGATATCGACTATTCGGAAGGCCCGAGCTCGGTGAAGCGGCACAACCGCAACCGCGTCGTCTCCATCGGCTCCGACCTCCAGCAGGGCGTGGCGCTCGATACGGCGACGGCGCGCTTCAAGGAGATCGCCGCCAGCATCGACATGCCGCCGACCGTCCAGTTCGCCGAAAGCGGCGATGCGGAGATCCAGGGCGAGATGCAGCAGTCCTTCGGCAATGCCATGCTGCTCGGCCTGCTGCTGGTGCTGATGGTGCTGATCCTGCTCTTCAAGGACGTGATCCAGCCCTTCACCATCCTGCTCTCGCTTCCGCTCGCCATCGGCGGCGTGGCGGCGGGCCTGATCCTGACGCAGAACGCGCTGTCCATGCCCGTCCTCATCGGCATTCTCATGCTGATGGGTATCGTGACGAAGAATGCGATCCTGCTCGTCGACTTCGCCATCGAGATGATGCACCACGGCATGAACCGGGTGGAAGCCATGATCGAGGCCGGCCGCAAGCGCGCCCGCCCCATCGTCATGACCTCCATCGCCATGTCGGCCGGCATGCTGCCCTCGGCGCTCGGCGTCGGTGAAGGCGGCTCGTTCCGTTCGCCGATGGCCATCGCGGTGATCGGCGGCATCATCGTCTCGACCGTGCTCTCGCTGGTCGTCGTGCCGTCGTTCTTCCTGATCATGGACGACCTGTCGCGCCTTCTCGCCTGGATCTTCGGCCGCTTCGTCGGCAAGAAGGACGACGAGCTGCTGGCCATGGAGCCGGAGGCCCTCACCCGCCTTGCCAGTGACACCGCCCGCGACGTCGGCGACCTCGAAAAGCGCATCGAGACGCTCGAGAGGAAGAACGGCGAGCGCAAGCCGTTCAGCGTGGTGCATCACTCGCCGCTCGCCGCCGAGTAA